Proteins from a genomic interval of Pithys albifrons albifrons isolate INPA30051 chromosome 15, PitAlb_v1, whole genome shotgun sequence:
- the RNF44 gene encoding LOW QUALITY PROTEIN: RING finger protein 44 (The sequence of the model RefSeq protein was modified relative to this genomic sequence to represent the inferred CDS: inserted 1 base in 1 codon; substituted 1 base at 1 genomic stop codon) codes for MAADRDTPGHVGRARAPRRPPQPPRCLRSPPPAARAPRAPSAVTRPGASAASXRDRHHSRCPARRGRPAPRKTKKHRKQRWRGGGRPGGRRAGGREGRAGGGXGTGGQARARRRRTKSGGREGAGRRGGTGAAAQAIGAGSKVLLSHPAWSLRSRVPIRLPTSPMRPWELAVNRRPPSAPFAQRRFLGGPCSSPDHLRRSPPARRQWGRRDRPLATLLGQDEPQLHPAFPQQPHIPVDEPRAYAFPSTPPRMLHPAAHPPHQNPFMVDLHDQVHQGPVPLSYTVTTVTTQGFPIHTGQHIPGCSTQQLPACSVMFSGQHYPLCCLPPPLIQACAMQQLPVSYQTFPPIISSDHYILHPPPPPVPPHQPPHMAPLGQFVPLQAQHPRMPLQRIDNDVDLRGEQHPIAGFTYPPSHHAPTLSPSMPLHYLPHDPLHQELPFGVPYPHMMPRRLNTQRYRLQQALPPPPPPPPPPPYYPSFLPYFLSMLPVSPTTVGPTISLDLDVDDVEMENYEALLNLAERLGEAKPRGLTKADIEHLPSYRFNPESHQSEQTLCVVCFSDFEARQLLRVLPCNHEFHAKCVDKWLKANRTCPICRADASEVQREAD; via the exons ATGGCTGCGGACCGTGACACGCCTGGTCACGTGGGACGCGCGCGCGCGCCGCGCcgccccccccagcccccccggTGTCTCCGGTCCCCCCCGCCGGCCGCGCGCGCCCCTCGTGCCCCGAGCGCCGTGACTCGGCCCGGCGCGTCCGCCGCTTCTTAAAGGGACAGGCACCACTCGCGCTGCCCGGcccgccgcggccgccccgcgccGCGGAAAACAAAGAAGCACCGGAAACAGCGGTGGCGGGGAGGGGGCCGGCCCGGCGGGAGgcgggcgggagggagggaggggagggccGGCGGCG CCGGCACGGGGGGGCAGGCCCGGGCCCGGCGTCGGCGAACAAAGAGCGGCGGGAGGGAGGGGGCGGGGCGCCGCGGCGGCACCGGAGCGGCGGCCCAGGCCATCGGTGCAG GATCCAAGGTGCTGTTGTCTCACCCTGCCTGGAGCCTGAGGTCCCGTGTGCCCATCCGCCTCCCGACGTCACCAATGCGACCATGGGAACTGGCAGTGAATAGGCGGCCGCCCTCTGCCCCTTTTGCCCAGCGCCGTTTCTTGGGGGGACCCTGCAGCAGCCCCGACCACCTCCGGCGAAG cccccctgCCAGGCGTCAGTGGGGACGACGCGACAGACCTCTGGCAACCCTGCTGGGCCAGGATGAGCCCCAGCTGCACCCTGCCTTCCCTCAGCAGCCGCACATCCCTGTAGATGAGCCCCGTGCCTACGCTTTTCCCAGCACGCCGCCACGAATGCTTCACCCAGCCGCTCACCCGCCCCACCAGAACCCATTCATGGTGGATCTGCATGACCAG GTGCACCAGGGGCCTGTCCCTCTCTCCTACACGGTTACCACCGTCACGACGCAAGGCTTCCCTATCCACACTGGCCAGCACATCCCTGGGTGCAgcacccagcagctcccagcatgCTCAGTGATGTTCAGTGGACAGCACTACCCgctctgctgcctcccaccCCCG CTGATTCAGGCATGTGCCATGCAACAGCTTCCCGTCTCCTATCAGACATTCCCCCCCATCATCTCCAGCGACCATTACATCCTGCACCCGCCCCCGCCGCCAGTGCCCCCTCACCAGCCGCCCCACATGGCCCCCCTGGGGCAGTTCGTACCTCTCCAAGCCCAGCATCCACGCATG CCTCTGCAGAGGATAGACAATGACGTGGACCTGCGAGGGGAGCAGCACCCCATTGCAGGCTTCACATACCCCCCGTCTCACCATGCCCCAACGCTGTCGCCCTCCATGCCGCTGCATTACCTCCCCCACGACCCGCTGCACCAAGAACTGCCATTTGGCGTG CCATACCCCCACATGATGCCCCGGCGGCTGAACACCCAGCGGTACCGGCTGCAACAGGCGCTGCCCCCACCGCCGCCCCCTCCACCGCCGCCCCCGTACTATCCGAGCTTCCTGCCCTATTTCCT CTCTATGCTTCCTGTGTCACCGACGACTGTGGGGCCCACGATCAGCCTTGACCTGGACGTGGATGATGTGGAGATGGAAAACTACGAG GCACTGCTGAACTTGGCCGAGCGGCTGGGGGAGGCCAAGCCACGGGGACTCACCAAAGCAGACATCGAGCACCTCCCATCCTACCGCTTCAACCCTGAGAGCCACCAGTCCGAGCAGACCCT GTGTGTCGTTTGCTTCAGCGACTTCGAGGCCCGGCAGCTTCTCCGCGTCCTGCCCTGCAACCACGAGTTCCATGCCAAGTGTGTCGACAAATGGTTAAAG GCAAACCGCACGTGCCCGATCTGCCGAGCGGACGCGTCGGAGGTGCAGCGGGAGGCAGACTGA
- the FAF2 gene encoding FAS-associated factor 2 has translation MAAPEERELTAEQTEKLLQFQDLTGIESMDQCRHTLEQHNWNIEAAVQDRLNEQEGVPSVFNPPPSRPLQVNTADHRIYSYVVSRPQPRGLLGWGYYFIMLPFRFTYYTLLDIFRFALRFIRPDPRSRVTDPVGDIISFIHTFEEKYGRIHPVFYQGTYSQALNDAKRELRFLLVYLHGDDHQDTDEFCRNTLCAPEVITLINTRMLFWACSTNKPEGYRVSQALRENTYPFLAVIMLKDRRMTVVGRLEGLIQADDLINQLMFIMDANQTYLVSERLEREERNQTQVLRQQQDEAYLASLRADQEKERKKKEERERKKKKEEEVQQQKLAEERRRQTLQEEKERKSECLPPEPHPDDPESVKIIFKLPNDSRVERRFHFTQSLTVIHDFLFSLKESPEKFQIEANFPRRVLPCLPTEEWPNPPTLQEAGLSHTEVLFVQDLTDD, from the exons GACTTGACTGGCATAGAGTCCATGGACCAATGTCGCCACACACTGGAGCAGCACAACTGGAACATAGAG GCAGCTGTGCAGGACCGGCTGAATGAACAAGAGGGTGTCCCAAGTGTCTTTAATCCTCCTCCCTCGCGGCCGTTGCAGGTCAATACAGCCGACCACAGGATCTACAGCTACGTTGTCTCAAGGCCACAGCCAAGG GGCCTGTTAGGATGGGGTTACTACTTCATAATGCTTCCATTCCGATTTACCTATTACACGTTACTTGATATATTTAG GTTTGCTCTGCGTTTTATACGCCCCGATCCTCGTAGTCGGGTCACTGACCCAGTGGGTGACATTATTTCGTTTATTCATacttttgaggaaaaatatgGGAGGATACACCCTGTCTTCTACCAGGGAACTTACAGCCAG GCACTGAACGATGCCAAGCGGGAGCTGCGCTTCCTGTTGGTTTATCTTCATGGAGATGACCACCAAGACACAGATGAGTTCTGCCG TAATACACTGTGTGCACCTGAGGTCATCACCCTCATCAACACTAGAATGCTCTTCTGGGCTTGCTCAACCAATAAACCAGAGGGATACAGAG TGTCCCAGGCCCTGCGGGAGAACACATACCCATTCCTGGCTGTGATCATGCTGAAGGATCGCAGGATGACTGTGGTTGGACGGCTGGAAGGCCTAATCCAGGCTGATGACCTCATCAACCAGCTCATGTTCATCATGGATGCCAACCAGACATACCTGGTGTCTGAACGCCTGGAAAG GGAAGAGAGGAACCAAACCCAAGTCCTGCGGCAGCAGCAGGACGAGGCGTATCTGGCATCCTTGCGTGCGGACCAGGAAAAGGAGCGCAAGAAGAAGGAGGAGcgggagaggaagaagaagaaggaagaggaggtgcAGCAGCAAAAACTAGCAGAGGAGAGGCGGCGACAG AcgctgcaggaggagaaggagaggaagtCGGAATGCCTTCCTCCCGAACCACATCCCGATGACCCAGAGAGTGTCAAGATCATTTTCAAGCTGCCTAACGATTCCAGAGTGGAGCGGCGATTCCACTTCACACAGTCACTGACG GTGATCCACGACTTCCTGTTCTCCTTGAAAGAAAGCCCTGAGAAGTTCCAGATTGAGGCCAACTTCCCTCGCCGTGTCTTGCCCTGCCTCCCTACAGAGGAGTGGCCCAACCCCCCCACGCTGCAGGAGGCCGGACTCAGCCACACGGAAGTCCTCTTTGTGCAGGACCTCACGGACGATTGA